The following coding sequences are from one Paracoccus alcaliphilus window:
- the def gene encoding peptide deformylase, with amino-acid sequence MNLRPILIHPDPRLKKVAEPVARITPEIEALAADMLATMYDAPGVGLAAPQVGVLSRIFVMDATRDPEAEKQPMVLINPEIDWLSEAQNTYDEGCLSIPDQYAEVTRPAEVRMRWLGLDGKTHQQEFDGLWATCAQHELDHLNGILFIDHLSAIKRQMITRKMVKLKRERARA; translated from the coding sequence AAAAGGTGGCCGAGCCCGTGGCCCGCATCACGCCCGAGATCGAGGCGCTGGCGGCCGACATGCTGGCCACGATGTATGACGCGCCCGGCGTCGGTCTGGCCGCGCCGCAGGTCGGTGTGCTGTCGCGGATCTTCGTGATGGACGCGACCCGCGACCCCGAGGCCGAGAAACAGCCGATGGTGCTGATCAACCCCGAGATCGACTGGCTGTCCGAGGCGCAGAACACCTATGACGAGGGTTGCCTGTCGATCCCCGACCAATATGCCGAGGTCACCCGCCCCGCGGAGGTGCGGATGCGCTGGCTGGGGCTGGACGGCAAGACGCATCAGCAGGAATTCGACGGCCTTTGGGCCACCTGCGCCCAGCACGAGCTGGACCACCTGAACGGCATCTTGTTCATCGACCACCTGTCCGCCATCAAGCGGCAGATGATTACCCGCAAGATGGTCAAGCTGAAACGGGAACGCGCCCGTGCCTGA
- a CDS encoding (deoxy)nucleoside triphosphate pyrophosphohydrolase, translating to MKTVLVAAVALIDPDGRVLLAQRPEGKAMAGLWEFPGGKVEPGETPEAALIRELDEELGIETWGSCLAPLTFASHSYEHFHLLMPVFACRRWNGIAQPREGQSLAWVRAADLRNYPMPEADIPLIPVLQMWL from the coding sequence GTGAAGACGGTTCTTGTCGCGGCGGTGGCGCTGATCGACCCTGACGGGCGCGTGCTTCTGGCACAGCGCCCGGAAGGCAAGGCGATGGCCGGTCTGTGGGAATTTCCGGGCGGCAAGGTCGAACCGGGCGAAACCCCCGAAGCCGCCCTGATCCGAGAGTTGGATGAGGAACTGGGGATCGAGACCTGGGGCTCCTGTCTGGCGCCCCTCACCTTCGCCAGCCACAGCTATGAGCATTTCCATCTGCTGATGCCGGTCTTTGCCTGCCGCCGCTGGAACGGCATCGCCCAGCCCCGCGAAGGGCAGTCGCTGGCATGGGTGCGCGCCGCCGATCTGCGCAATTATCCGATGCCCGAAGCCGACATTCCGTTGATCCCGGTGTTACAAATGTGGCTTTAG
- the def gene encoding peptide deformylase, producing MSVRTFLPWRDRRLHMPAGPVEAVTETVRMIWDDMIETMEAMPGVGLAAPQIGIMLRLAVVDASERRGQAVRMANPEILHASIQLREHEEASPNLPGVSAMIRRPRAVTVRFVNDMGEVEERDFVGLWATSVQHQIDHLNGRTYADHLTPLKRRMLVAKSEKLARRG from the coding sequence GTGAGCGTCCGGACCTTCCTGCCCTGGCGCGACCGCCGCCTGCATATGCCGGCCGGGCCGGTCGAGGCCGTGACAGAAACCGTGCGGATGATCTGGGACGACATGATCGAGACGATGGAGGCGATGCCCGGCGTGGGCCTTGCCGCGCCCCAGATCGGCATCATGCTGCGGCTGGCCGTGGTCGATGCCTCGGAGCGGCGCGGGCAGGCGGTGCGGATGGCCAATCCCGAGATCCTGCATGCCAGCATCCAGCTGCGCGAGCATGAGGAGGCCAGTCCGAACCTGCCCGGGGTCTCGGCCATGATCCGGCGTCCGCGTGCGGTGACGGTGCGGTTCGTGAATGATATGGGCGAGGTCGAAGAACGTGATTTCGTCGGGCTGTGGGCGACCAGCGTGCAGCATCAGATCGATCATCTGAACGGCAGAACCTATGCTGATCACCTGACGCCGCTGAAGCGTCGGATGCTGGTCGCGAAATCGGAAAAACTGGCGCGGCGGGGATAG
- a CDS encoding peptide deformylase, whose translation MPDSRDAGRTGPDLTPSLSGGAVHPVLIHPDPCLREVCQPAGALPGPELQRLAADLLASMYAAGGRGLAAPQIGVMRRAFVMDAGWKQGRPQPLVALDPEILFRSDQTEVMEERCLSIPDQPVAVSRPAEVILGWYDLDGRHQSRRLLGDEARIAQHEADHLDGRLIVDFLP comes from the coding sequence GTGCCTGACAGCCGAGATGCAGGTCGGACCGGCCCGGATCTGACGCCGTCCCTGTCCGGCGGTGCCGTGCATCCGGTGCTGATCCATCCCGATCCGTGTCTGCGCGAGGTCTGCCAGCCTGCGGGTGCTTTGCCGGGGCCGGAATTGCAGCGGTTGGCGGCCGATCTGCTGGCCAGCATGTATGCCGCCGGTGGGCGTGGGCTGGCGGCGCCGCAAATCGGGGTGATGCGCCGCGCCTTTGTCATGGATGCGGGCTGGAAGCAGGGCAGGCCGCAGCCGTTGGTGGCGCTGGACCCCGAGATCCTGTTCCGCTCGGATCAGACAGAGGTGATGGAGGAACGCTGCCTGTCGATCCCCGATCAGCCCGTCGCGGTCAGCCGCCCGGCAGAGGTCATCCTTGGCTGGTATGATCTGGACGGGCGGCACCAGTCCCGCCGTTTGCTGGGTGACGAGGCCCGCATTGCGCAGCATGAGGCCGACCATCTGGACGGGCGGCTGATCGTGGATTTCCTGCCGTGA
- a CDS encoding peptidylprolyl isomerase, whose product MLKRSILAAFVIAAAPLTALAQDQNADSVVAKVNDQDITLGQMIVMRQSLQPQSTEGMTEQAIWDMMLDQLIKQTAVAETASEDMNAAVRAQMELQRRNTLANAAIQAVAEIEPTDEEIRAAYDEMFAQAEPVTEYSAAHILVGSEDEAKAIKAELDGGADFGEQAEEHSTDNSGPNKGDLGWFTPDQMVEPFGNAVQELEKDQVSDPIETQFGWHIIKLNDTRLREAPALEVIQDQLAQMVRRDKVEAEIERIVGDANIEKTEGIDPALAVQIELLEAE is encoded by the coding sequence ATGCTGAAACGTTCGATTCTGGCTGCATTCGTGATCGCTGCCGCGCCCCTGACGGCGCTGGCGCAGGATCAGAATGCCGACTCTGTCGTGGCCAAGGTGAACGATCAGGACATCACTCTTGGTCAGATGATCGTGATGCGGCAGTCGTTGCAGCCGCAATCGACCGAAGGCATGACCGAACAGGCGATCTGGGACATGATGCTGGATCAGCTGATCAAGCAGACCGCCGTCGCCGAAACCGCCAGCGAGGACATGAATGCCGCCGTCCGCGCCCAGATGGAGCTGCAACGCCGCAATACGCTGGCCAATGCCGCAATTCAGGCCGTGGCCGAGATCGAGCCGACGGACGAGGAAATCCGCGCCGCCTATGACGAAATGTTCGCTCAGGCCGAGCCGGTGACAGAATATTCCGCCGCCCATATCCTTGTGGGTTCCGAAGACGAGGCCAAGGCGATCAAGGCCGAACTGGATGGCGGTGCCGATTTCGGCGAACAGGCCGAGGAACATTCGACCGACAATTCCGGCCCCAACAAGGGCGATCTGGGCTGGTTCACGCCCGACCAGATGGTCGAACCCTTCGGCAATGCCGTGCAAGAGCTGGAAAAGGATCAGGTTTCCGATCCAATCGAAACCCAGTTCGGCTGGCATATCATCAAGCTGAACGACACCCGCCTGCGTGAAGCGCCCGCGCTGGAGGTGATTCAGGACCAGCTGGCGCAGATGGTCCGCCGCGACAAGGTCGAGGCCGAGATCGAACGCATCGTGGGCGACGCCAATATCGAAAAGACCGAAGGCATCGATCCGGCGCTGGCGGTCCAGATCGAGCTGCTGGAAGCTGAATGA
- the secA gene encoding preprotein translocase subunit SecA has translation MLGIGNLAKLVFGTPNDRKVKSVRSQVARINALEDQFKSLSDEGLIEKTREFQKRVAEGESLDAILPEAFANCREGARRALGLRAFDVQLMGGIFLHQGNIAEMKTGEGKTLVATFPAYLNGLSGKGVHVVTVNDYLAKRDAEWMSKVFSQLGMTTGVVYPFQPEAEKREAYRADITYATNNELGFDYLRDNMKGSIEEMTQRGHNFAIVDEVDSILIDEARTPLIISGPSQDRSELYIALDKYIPLLSDEHFKIDEKTRNATFTEEGNEFLEQRLQADGVLPEGQTLYDPESTTIVHHVSQGLRAHKLYQKDQHYIVRDDEIVLIDEFTGRMMKGRRLSDGLHQAIEAKEGVKIQPENVTLASVTFQNYFRLYDKLGGMTGTAATEAEEFAEIYKLGVVEVPTNRGIARIDEHDRVYRTAEEKYAAVIEAIKEAHAKGQPTLVGTTSIEKSEMLSEMLKKDGIPHNVLNARQHEAEAQIVADAGKPGVVTIATNMAGRGTDIQLGGNVEIKVMEALKADPDANPDELRARIEAEHAADKQAVLDAGGLFVLGTERHESRRIDNQLRGRSGRQGDPGRSLFFLSLDDDLMRIFGSERLEKVLSGLGMKEGEAIIHPWVNKSLERAQAKVEGRNFDIRKQLLKFDDVMNDQRKAVFSQRLEIMDSQEVGEIAADMRHQVIEDLAYEFMPPKSYMDQWDVEGMEAAVRDRLNMNLPVDEWAAEEGVDQETMIERITESTDTYMADKAAAFGEENMRQIEKQVLLQMIDEKWREHLLTLEHLRSVVGFRGYAQRDPLSEYKTEGFQLFETMLDSLRGNVTQRLAQIRPLTDAEREEMLQKLAQQQKAGQEHLTMEHGAERQSSDDADKPAPLVQGFDEANPATWGNPSRNDACPCGSGKKFKHCHGSL, from the coding sequence ATGCTCGGCATCGGAAATCTGGCGAAACTGGTCTTCGGTACGCCGAACGACCGCAAAGTGAAATCGGTCCGCTCGCAGGTCGCAAGGATCAACGCGTTGGAGGATCAGTTCAAGTCGCTGTCCGACGAAGGCCTGATCGAAAAGACCCGCGAATTCCAGAAGCGCGTCGCCGAGGGGGAAAGCCTTGATGCGATCCTGCCCGAGGCCTTCGCCAATTGCCGCGAAGGCGCCCGCCGCGCGCTTGGCCTGCGGGCCTTCGACGTGCAGCTGATGGGCGGCATCTTCCTGCATCAGGGCAATATCGCCGAGATGAAGACGGGCGAGGGCAAGACGCTGGTCGCCACCTTCCCCGCCTATCTGAACGGGCTTTCGGGCAAGGGCGTGCATGTCGTCACCGTCAACGACTATCTGGCGAAACGCGACGCGGAATGGATGAGCAAGGTGTTCTCGCAGCTGGGCATGACCACCGGCGTCGTCTATCCCTTCCAGCCCGAGGCCGAGAAGCGCGAGGCCTATCGCGCCGATATCACCTATGCCACCAACAACGAGCTGGGCTTCGATTACCTTCGCGACAACATGAAGGGCTCGATCGAGGAAATGACCCAGCGCGGTCATAACTTCGCCATCGTCGACGAGGTGGACAGCATCCTGATCGACGAGGCCCGCACGCCGCTGATCATCTCTGGCCCGTCGCAGGACCGCAGCGAGCTGTATATCGCGTTGGACAAATATATTCCGCTGCTGTCCGACGAACATTTCAAGATCGACGAAAAGACCCGCAACGCCACCTTCACCGAAGAGGGTAACGAGTTTCTGGAACAGCGCCTGCAAGCCGATGGCGTGCTGCCCGAGGGCCAGACCCTCTATGACCCGGAATCGACCACCATCGTCCATCACGTCAGTCAGGGCCTGCGCGCCCATAAGCTGTATCAGAAGGACCAGCATTACATCGTCCGCGATGACGAAATCGTGCTGATAGACGAATTCACCGGTCGGATGATGAAGGGCCGCCGCCTGTCGGACGGGCTGCATCAGGCGATCGAGGCCAAGGAAGGCGTCAAGATCCAGCCCGAGAACGTGACGCTGGCCAGCGTCACCTTCCAGAACTATTTCCGCCTGTACGACAAGCTGGGCGGCATGACCGGCACCGCCGCCACCGAGGCCGAGGAGTTCGCCGAGATCTACAAGCTGGGCGTGGTCGAGGTGCCGACGAACCGTGGCATCGCCCGGATCGACGAACATGATCGCGTCTATCGCACGGCCGAAGAAAAATACGCCGCCGTGATCGAGGCGATCAAGGAAGCCCACGCCAAGGGCCAGCCCACCCTCGTCGGCACCACCAGCATCGAGAAATCCGAGATGCTGTCGGAAATGCTGAAGAAGGACGGCATCCCGCATAACGTCCTCAACGCCCGCCAGCACGAGGCCGAGGCGCAGATCGTCGCCGATGCCGGCAAGCCCGGCGTGGTGACCATCGCCACCAACATGGCCGGTCGCGGCACCGACATCCAGTTGGGCGGCAATGTCGAAATCAAGGTGATGGAGGCCCTGAAGGCCGACCCCGACGCCAATCCCGACGAACTTCGCGCCCGGATCGAGGCCGAACATGCCGCCGACAAGCAGGCCGTTCTGGATGCGGGCGGGCTGTTCGTCCTTGGCACCGAACGCCATGAAAGCCGCCGCATCGACAACCAGTTGCGCGGCCGCTCGGGCCGTCAGGGCGACCCCGGACGCTCGTTGTTCTTCCTGTCGCTGGATGACGACCTGATGCGCATCTTCGGCTCTGAACGGCTGGAGAAGGTGCTGTCCGGTCTGGGCATGAAAGAGGGCGAGGCGATCATCCACCCCTGGGTCAACAAATCGCTGGAACGCGCCCAGGCCAAGGTCGAGGGCCGCAACTTCGACATCCGCAAGCAATTGCTGAAATTCGACGACGTGATGAACGACCAACGCAAGGCGGTCTTCAGCCAGCGTCTGGAAATCATGGACAGCCAGGAGGTCGGCGAAATCGCCGCCGACATGCGCCATCAGGTCATCGAGGATCTGGCCTATGAGTTCATGCCGCCCAAATCCTATATGGATCAATGGGATGTCGAGGGCATGGAGGCCGCCGTGCGCGACCGGCTGAACATGAACCTGCCGGTCGATGAATGGGCCGCCGAAGAGGGCGTCGATCAGGAGACGATGATCGAACGCATCACCGAATCGACCGACACCTATATGGCCGACAAGGCCGCCGCCTTCGGCGAAGAGAACATGCGCCAGATCGAAAAGCAGGTGCTGCTGCAGATGATCGACGAGAAATGGCGCGAACACCTGCTGACGCTGGAACATCTGCGCTCGGTCGTGGGTTTCCGCGGCTATGCGCAGCGCGATCCGCTGTCGGAATACAAGACCGAAGGCTTCCAGCTGTTCGAAACCATGCTGGACAGCCTGCGCGGCAACGTGACCCAGCGGCTGGCGCAGATCCGCCCGCTGACCGATGCCGAACGCGAAGAGATGTTGCAGAAACTGGCCCAACAGCAAAAGGCCGGCCAGGAACATCTGACGATGGAGCATGGCGCCGAACGCCAGTCCAGCGACGATGCCGACAAGCCCGCGCCGCTGGTTCAGGGCTTTGACGAGGCAAACCCCGCCACCTGGGGCAACCCGTCACGCAACGACGCCTGCCCCTGCGGCTCGGGCAAGAAGTTCAAGCACTGCCACGGCTCGCTGTAA
- the fmt gene encoding methionyl-tRNA formyltransferase → MRVIFMGTPEFSVPALRAIAAVHEVVAVYTQPPRAAGRGQKPRSSPVQVVAEELGLPVCSPLRLGGVEEQEAFAALEADVAVVVAYGLILPQPVLDAPRLGCVNIHASLLPRWRGAAPIHRAVMAGDAGTGVAIMQMEAGLDTGPVLAEARAEIGAGETTGDLHDRLAGMGAALIVDVLGRLPLPALVQAEAGVTYAAKIDKAEARIDWSLPAEVVDRQIRGLSPFPGAWCEIGGERVKLLRSRLVDGRGAPGEVLGGFVIACGEDAIEVLEAQRAGRKPMAAGELLKGWALPERLG, encoded by the coding sequence ATGCGCGTGATTTTCATGGGAACGCCGGAGTTTTCGGTGCCGGCCTTGCGGGCGATTGCTGCGGTGCATGAGGTGGTCGCGGTCTATACCCAGCCGCCGCGTGCGGCCGGGCGGGGGCAGAAGCCGCGCTCGTCTCCGGTGCAGGTGGTTGCCGAGGAACTGGGGTTGCCGGTGTGCTCGCCATTGCGATTGGGCGGTGTGGAGGAGCAGGAGGCGTTTGCGGCGCTGGAGGCGGATGTGGCGGTGGTGGTGGCCTATGGGCTGATCCTGCCGCAGCCGGTGCTGGATGCGCCGCGGCTGGGATGCGTGAACATCCATGCCTCGTTGCTGCCGCGCTGGCGGGGGGCGGCGCCGATCCATCGGGCGGTGATGGCGGGGGATGCCGGAACCGGCGTGGCCATCATGCAGATGGAGGCGGGGCTGGATACCGGGCCGGTTCTGGCCGAGGCGCGGGCGGAGATCGGGGCCGGAGAGACAACGGGCGATCTGCATGATCGGCTTGCGGGGATGGGGGCGGCGCTGATCGTCGATGTGCTGGGGCGGCTGCCCTTGCCTGCACTTGTGCAGGCAGAGGCGGGCGTGACCTATGCAGCGAAGATCGACAAGGCCGAGGCGCGGATTGACTGGAGCCTGCCTGCCGAAGTGGTGGACCGGCAGATCAGGGGGCTGTCGCCGTTTCCGGGTGCCTGGTGCGAGATCGGCGGAGAGCGGGTGAAGCTGCTGCGCAGTAGGCTGGTGGATGGCCGCGGTGCGCCGGGCGAGGTTCTGGGCGGTTTTGTCATCGCCTGTGGCGAGGACGCCATCGAGGTGCTGGAGGCGCAGCGGGCCGGCAGGAAGCCGATGGCGGCGGGTGAGTTGCTGAAGGGCTGGGCGCTGCCGGAGCGTCTGGGCTGA
- the argJ gene encoding bifunctional glutamate N-acetyltransferase/amino-acid acetyltransferase ArgJ, which translates to MGKAGLSVSPLAPASFPDLPVIDGVEFASVAAGVKYQGRTDVTLIRICEGAALAGAFTRSSTRAACVLDNQAKLARGGDRDKGAAIIVNSGNANAFTGARGQESVDAVTGAVAQALEVPASRVLSSSTGVIGEPLPHERITAVIGDLAGKLDAAGAADAARAIMTTDTFPKGAFAEIGGGPSRIAGIAKGSGMIAPDMATMLVYIFTDARIAPELLQQALDSGLGTTFNAITVDSDTSTSDALILAATGRSAVAEITSLDSGAGADFVAALHGVMRDLAHQVVRDGEGATKFVEVQVTGAASDADAHKVAMAIANSPLVKTAIAGEDANWGRIVMAVGKSGARADRDRLTIRFGDLVLAEKGWRAEGYDEDQASAYMKRQELLIAVDLGLGQGAQTVWTCDLSHGYIDINADYRS; encoded by the coding sequence ATGGGCAAGGCAGGGCTGTCTGTCTCGCCCTTGGCACCGGCATCCTTTCCGGATCTGCCGGTGATCGACGGGGTCGAATTCGCCAGTGTTGCCGCCGGTGTGAAGTATCAGGGTCGCACGGATGTGACCCTGATCCGCATCTGTGAAGGGGCCGCGCTGGCGGGTGCCTTTACCCGTTCCTCGACCCGCGCTGCCTGCGTTCTGGACAATCAGGCCAAGCTGGCGCGTGGCGGTGACCGCGACAAGGGTGCCGCCATCATCGTCAATTCCGGCAATGCGAATGCCTTTACCGGCGCGCGTGGGCAAGAATCGGTCGATGCCGTGACCGGGGCCGTGGCGCAGGCTTTGGAGGTGCCGGCGTCGCGCGTGCTGTCCTCGTCCACCGGTGTCATCGGCGAACCCTTGCCGCATGAGCGGATCACCGCCGTGATCGGTGATCTGGCGGGCAAGCTGGATGCGGCGGGCGCGGCAGACGCCGCCCGCGCGATCATGACCACCGATACCTTCCCCAAAGGTGCCTTTGCCGAGATCGGCGGCGGTCCGAGCCGCATCGCGGGCATCGCCAAGGGCTCTGGCATGATCGCGCCGGATATGGCGACGATGCTGGTCTATATCTTCACCGATGCCCGGATCGCGCCGGAACTGTTGCAGCAGGCGCTGGATTCCGGTCTGGGCACAACCTTCAACGCCATCACCGTGGACAGCGACACCTCGACCTCGGACGCGCTGATTCTGGCGGCGACAGGGCGCAGCGCGGTGGCCGAGATCACGTCGCTGGACAGCGGTGCGGGCGCGGATTTCGTGGCGGCGCTGCATGGGGTGATGCGCGATCTGGCCCATCAGGTCGTGCGCGATGGCGAGGGCGCGACGAAATTCGTCGAGGTGCAGGTGACGGGTGCCGCCTCGGATGCCGATGCGCACAAGGTCGCCATGGCCATCGCCAATTCGCCGCTGGTCAAGACCGCCATCGCGGGCGAGGACGCCAACTGGGGCCGCATCGTCATGGCCGTCGGCAAGTCCGGCGCCAGGGCCGATCGCGACCGGCTGACCATCCGTTTCGGCGACCTGGTCCTGGCCGAAAAGGGCTGGCGGGCCGAGGGCTATGACGAGGATCAGGCCAGCGCCTATATGAAGCGGCAGGAGTTGCTGATCGCCGTCGATCTGGGGCTGGGGCAGGGGGCGCAGACTGTCTGGACCTGCGACCTGAGCCACGGCTATATCGACATCAACGCGGATTACCGTTCGTGA